From Acidimicrobiales bacterium, one genomic window encodes:
- a CDS encoding transglycosylase family protein, producing MRLLSSTPADGFLSRRPVLRRCGALLVASAVGAVLMFGPFASADEIEELRDGIPTGAVVRAEISRLSDERDSLLSQLSAAESLLAAELEERDRLDDSQRLLASQIEAAADHLRTVAVRAFVSGGELGELQYLVNVESASELSWRRHLLHNHADSSQLALDRLESLEALASDDVRDSIATADRLRSDIAGLESEIARIDPLIAEELALQPLADAWDRAAIAIEEGRYGIAPEDKWEQLRFCESSDNYQAVSPDGNYRGAYQFDFPTWQTVGGTGDPAAAPPAEQDARARELYARRGHQPWECGHHLR from the coding sequence ATGCGTCTTCTTTCCTCCACTCCTGCCGACGGGTTCCTCTCCCGCCGCCCCGTGCTGCGCCGTTGCGGCGCGCTGCTCGTCGCGAGCGCGGTCGGGGCCGTGTTGATGTTCGGTCCCTTCGCCTCGGCCGACGAGATCGAGGAACTGCGCGACGGCATCCCCACCGGGGCAGTCGTGCGCGCCGAGATCTCTCGTCTGTCCGACGAGCGGGACTCGTTGTTGTCGCAGCTGAGCGCAGCGGAGTCGTTGCTGGCCGCGGAGCTCGAGGAACGGGATCGACTCGACGACAGTCAACGTCTGCTCGCGTCGCAGATCGAGGCCGCAGCAGACCATCTCCGCACGGTTGCGGTGCGGGCGTTCGTCTCCGGCGGGGAGCTCGGGGAACTCCAGTACCTCGTCAACGTCGAGTCGGCCTCCGAGTTGAGTTGGCGTCGACATCTCCTGCACAACCACGCGGACTCATCGCAGCTCGCGCTCGACCGGCTCGAGAGCCTCGAGGCTCTGGCGAGCGACGACGTGCGCGACAGCATCGCCACGGCCGACCGGCTTCGCAGTGACATCGCCGGCCTCGAGTCCGAGATCGCGCGGATCGACCCCCTGATCGCCGAGGAGCTCGCACTCCAACCGCTGGCCGACGCCTGGGATCGCGCCGCCATCGCGATCGAGGAAGGCCGCTACGGCATCGCTCCCGAGGACAAGTGGGAACAGCTCCGTTTCTGCGAGTCGTCCGACAACTACCAGGCCGTCTCGCCCGACGGAAACTATCGGGGTGCCTACCAGTTCGACTTCCCGACATGGCAGACCGTGGGTGGCACCGGTGATCCGGCCGCGGCGCCGCCCGCCGAGCAGGACGCGCGGGCGCGAGAACTCTACGCCCGTCGCGGGCACCAGCCATGGGAGTGCGGACACCACCTCCGATAG